NNNNNNNNNNNNNNNNNNNNNNNNNNNNNNNNNNNNNNNNNNNNNNNNNNNNNNNNNNNNNNNNNNNNNNNNNNNNNNNNNNNNNNNNNNNNNNNNNNNNNNNNNNNNNNNNNNNNNNNNNNNNNNNNNNNNNNNNNNNNNNNNNNNNNNNNNNNNNNNNNNNNNNNNNNNNNNNNNNNNNNNNNNNNNNNNNNNNNNNNNNNNNNNNNNNNNNNNNNNNNNNNNNNNNNNNNNNNNNNNNNNNNNNNNNNNNNNNNNNNNNNNNNNNNNNNNNNNNNNNNNNNNNNNNNNNNNNNNNNNNNNNNNNNNNNNNNNNNNNNNNNNNNNNNNNNNNNNNNNNNNNNNNNNNNNNNNNNNNNNNNNNNNNNNNNNNNNNNNNNNNNNNNNNNNNNNNNNNNNNNNNNNNNNNNNNNNNNNNNNNNNNNNNNNNNNNNNNNNNNNNNNNNNNNNNNNNNNNNNNNNNNNNNNNNNNNNNNNNNNNNNNNNNNNNNNNNNNNNNNNNNNNNNNNNNNNNNNNNNNNNNNNNNNNNNNNNNNNNNNNNNNNNNNNNNNNNNNNNNNNNNNNNNNNNNNNNNNNNNNNNNNNNNNNNNNNNNNNNNNNNNNNNNNNNNNNNNNNNNNNNNNNNNNNNNNNNNNNNNNNNNNNNNNNNNNNNNNNNNNNNNNNNNNNNNNNNNNNNNNNNNNNNNNNNNNNNNNNNNNNNNNNNNNNNNNNNNNNNNNNNNNNNNNNNNNNNNNNNNNNNNNNNNNNNNNNNNNNNNNNNNNNNNNNNNNNNNNNNNNNNNNNNNNNNNNNNNNNNNNNNNNNNNNNNNNNNNNNNNNNNNNNNNNNNNNNNNNNNNNNNNNNNNNNNNNNNNNNNNNNNNNNNNNNNNNNNNNNNNNNNNNNNNNNNNNNNNNNNNNNNNNNNNNNNNNNNNNNNNNNNNNNNNNNNNNNNNNNNNNNNNNNNNNNNNNNNNNNNNNNNNNNNNNNNNNNNNNNNNNNNNNNNNNNNNNNNNNNNNNNNNNNNNNNNNNNNNNNNNNNNNNNNNNNNNNNNNNNNNNNNNNNNNNNNNNNNNNNNNNNNNNNNNNNNNNNNNNNNNNNNNNNNNNNNNNNNNNNNNNNNNNNNNNNNNNNNNNNNNNNNNNNNNNNNNNNNNNNNNNNNNNNNNNNNNNNNNNNNNNNNNNNNNNNNNNNNNNNNNNNNNNNNNNNNNNNNNNNNNNNNNNNNNNNNNNNNNNNNNNNNNNNNNNNNNNNNNNNNNGTCCACAGATCGAACCCTCCAGGTTTCTGAAACCGATCCGCGAGCACCTTGACTTGCTCGTCGGCGCAAACGGAGAACAGATTCGGCGGTTTCTGAACCGGCTCCCAAGGTCGTTCAAGCTCAGCCACCGCCGCTTTGAGCTCGGCGCGTTTCCTCATCTCGTAGATCTGGCGTTCTCGGCATAGCCTCGCTTTGAGTagctgtttctgtttcttcgcTTGCATCCTTTTCCACTGCCATTTCGAGACGCCGCCTGGGAATGTTCTCGGACCGCCGCCCATACGGATAACCGTCGATTTTCGTGGCTGCGGTGAGGGTttgagagagagtgaagatAGCTTTGAGTTGAGAGAATCGATGTCCGGCGAGGAGAAGAACGATGTTGATTTGAAGCCGGAGAGGTAGATTCCGATCATCGTCGCCATTGGTATCCCACGGACGAGACAGAGAGCTGATTTTATCTGTtccagaaaattaaaaatctgggtttatttaatttaattttctggGCTTGGGCTGACTTTCTCAGTTGCAACTCagagagaatttttttctttctcgtttCAATTTACTAGTACTGGTTTTGGGAGATTACGTGAAATAGTTATCAAGATAATCAAATTTAGGAGAATTTCAAGAATAACAAAAAGTGAATCAAGTAAAAAAGGAtgaacgatttttttttaactgactTAAGATGGAAAGGGAGAAATTACATTGTCATTGACACAACATTGTGAGAATATTTTGTACAGTTTTTTGTGtgtctaaataaaattttaaagttgttAATTAATGTATAATACTAGTGAATACAGTTTCACTTATGTAGCTTCTCTCTTGACCAAGCTCTTATACAATGAAAAACCAAAGCAATATAAGACATCTATTCTGATCCGATGAATAGTGAAGTCAGCACAACTGAGCATTATAGCTGATATATCTAAAGAGACAAAACTATGTATAACAAGACACAtgcttttctctcaaaagttacTATGTAGAACAAAACTATGATCACAGTTTACAGTATCCTACTACGTTTTCTATTTCAGGCTTCAAACTTAAAAGAAACACGAAGCATCCATCATTAAAACACTAAGCATCAGCACAAGAACTATTATCCAATTAGTGAGTGAATCTCATATACATCAAAGTTTCcagtagaagaaacaaaagttaaatCGAAAAGTTCAGAACTTTAAAGATGTAAAACCTGATAGATAAGACCAGCTAGAAGATATTTCCAGTTCTTAGCCAGAAGACCAATCTCCGTTGTTATTTCAGAGTAAGAACTCAAAGAGGTGAAATAAATACATTGTTCAACTCAAAACGAAACCCAAGACAAATGTTTCTGCTGAGAAAGCAAAAAGCACAAGCTTTTCACTCAAAAGTTACTATGTATAACAAAACTATGATCGCAGTTTCGGAGGGTTTTTGTGTTGAATAGTTTAGGTACATGCAAgtatagtaaaacctctataaattaataatgttggaaccTCTATAGAGATTTtgatttatcgataaattaataattatggattattaaaattaataattatagataaattaataaaatatcaaattatggattattaatttatcaataaattaataaaatgtcaaattATGGAGAAATTGTCTATTCAAAGAAAAGTTAGAGCTTTCAGTTAAGGTAATCTCTACTCAAAGTTTTAGTTGCCGAACAGTAAAAGTTGTTAATGTTGTTACTCTTTTCCATTCACTATTCTTGTTTTGTAACAAAAATGATTTCATCTGATACTTGACATATATTTATCTGCTTCTGGTATACATTGTTAGGTGCTACTGTTCAACCATTTGAATCATTTGTGTCAAATCTCTTCACACAATGGGCAGACTTAGATATCTCTGTTAACCTATACAACAGTTCTTCCATCACTAAAAAGAGCCAGACGCAAAAACAACAGTTGCTTTCGGGTTTGTATGAAGCCTTGATAAAGAATGGTGATTCAGCTAGCTTACTCTTTATGTTTTGGTTCCTTTTGTATATGATTCACTGCTTTTTGCCTTATACGcaagtacagtaaaacctctatattaatttatcaataaattaataatttttcgataaattaataaaatatcaaattatgtattatttatttatcgataaattaataaaatatctcatCATGGAGAGATTGTTCTActcaaataaaagtttttgtcCTAATTCACAtttgtttagaattttctttatttatagtttttatgcttttataatttacatcaaatttatatagttttttacaTATGTTGGAGATGAGTTTCATTAAGAATAAAGAATCAACAGTAAACAAAAAACActactaaaattatatatatataaaaatatatatatatatatatattttgtttatataattattaatttatgatattgatgagaccatatgtttacatttattttctcaaaaaaaattcacattttattattttatcgaattgtgtcattttttacaccatCTCAATTTGAGATCgtaagaatttattaatttgtagcgattattaatttacggaatattaatttataaaggttttattGTACTATCAAAAATGTCGACcattaacatggaatcaaaatTGTTCCAAAAGAAATCTAGAAGGGTGATCAATTTTTAGTAGAAgataatatttataagtatGAATGGATtgtttgaaaattgaaattatataaaactgCAAAGCACAATATCACTTTGACAACGAGACATGATATTTAAGATTAATTagattcaaatatatatgttgttttaaGACATTTATTAGATTTAGTGAAGATTGctcttaataaaaaattattgagttAGTTATTAGATACGAACAATtctaaaaaagtttcaaaattttaagagaTTATATGTTGAGAGTtgtggggtttttttttgtcaacgagAGTTGTGGTTGTATGTTCATATCTctgattttttactttttcaaatattgtttaaaatggTGATCTTGGCTcgtatattttgtgaaataaagtaagtttttgagtttttttaaaatgaggTAGATCAtctatattgttttcttaagtttcacttgtaaactcttttcttccATTGAGTTACCAATCATGATTCATAAAgttggttttttaaaaggtggtttaaccaaaataatgaaatgagcaacttcaactttttaaaaggtaacaattACTAATCCTCGGTAAAATTTACACTTTTTGTGATGAGTGTCGAAAATATTCTTTGAATTAGTGTAAATTTAAAAACGTAAACATTCACTAAACCTCGGTAAAAAGTGTTCTGTTTTGTGTCTCTTTTGCACTTGCACGTTACTATTAGTTAGATTACAAGAATATTTCTTAGAGCTATATAATGTAACTTTTAACAGTAATTTTGCGCAGCATACACATGCATCAAAGAAAATCCTCCAAAACATTCCATCtttaagaaacagaggaaatattaattgttaatttccaaaaacaatatatataagtgtTTTAGTTGTAGATGTATTCCACACAAGAATTTAggtggggttattggttctatgattttaatggatttggaaatccaaataaaaatcatgtgttattcaatcattgattttaaaatacttattaaaattatgtgttattggttatatgatttacaaatactttttaaaattccatgttattcatttaatgatttgtttttggatttcaaaatccacattatgttttaaatggatttacatggatttgaaagtgtaaaataaaaggattcaaatccaaagataaaacatgttatttcaaaatccatatgttttgatttccattatttacaattctatatggaTTTACAATAACACCCGTTGTATTTGTACATTTGGCAAAGTTATtctcacaatcacaaacaattagacaaaaaaaaaaaaaaaaaaaaaNNNNNNNNNNNNNNNNNNNNNNNNNNNNNNNNNNNNNNNNNNNNNNNNNNNNNNNNNNNNNNNNNNNNNNNNNNNNNNNNNNNNNNNNNNNNNNNNNNNNNNNNNNNNNNNNNNNNNNNNNNNNNNNNNNNNNNNNNNNNNNNNNNNNNNNNNNNNNNNNNNNNNNNNNNNNNNNNNNNNNNNNNNNNNNNNNNNNNNNNNNNNNNNNNNNNNNNNNNNNNNNNNNNNNNNNNNNNNNNNNNNNNNNNNNNNNNNNNNNNNNNNNNNNNNNNNNNNNNNNNNNNNNNNNNNNNNNNNNNNNNNNNNNNNNNNNNNNNNNNNNNNNNNNNNNNNNNNNNNNNNNNNNNNNNNNNNNNNNNNNNNNNNNNNNNNNNNNNNNNNNNNNNNNNNNNNNNNNNNNNNNNNNNNNNNNNNNNNaaaaaaaaaaaaaaaaaaaaaaaaatgaaaaccataGTAACAGATCGCCACTTACTTCACTTACCAAATGTAACGTACGAATCACAAAACaattctctcatttttttaCATGTCAATGAACACACACAAATGACAAATCACACCATAAACCAAACAAGTTCCATTCTCGTTTAGTTCGGTATTAAACCATGCAGATACTGATATATATTCACGATTCCTACCTGTCGACTCGACCCACATTCCGAAACGCCCGTCCACGAAAAACGGCGAAGCCAAGAGCATGCCCAAAAATCGCGGCTAGGAAAACGCCACCATTGAACGAAACAACAGCAAGAATCACAAGGTAGCTAAACCCGGACTTAACAGCAAACATAGCCGTACGGAAAGCAACTTTAGCAAGCTTATCAGCACCCGGTTTGATAGAGTCTGCGTCAGAGCACCAAGCTAGCCACTCAGCCAAGAACGccaaaaagaaaacgaagataAGTGCGAGTGCATACATCCCACGGTCAGAACCAGGCCATCCTGAGAAGAGCACTTGGCAGTTGTAACCCCAATAAAAAGTGGGGTGTAACAGTGACGGTCTGTGtggcgtttgcgtttgcgttaTAGTGTTGGTGGTGTTCCAAGCCTCTACTACGTTTTTGCTCGacaacattttcttttaatttggtggggaaacaaaaaaaaaaggagaattgGGAGAGGTCGTTGTCGTAGTGGACATAAGGGGACTTGGCTAGTCTTAGCCTATAAAAAGTATTTCGTCTTGAGAGGAAGAGACTGGTCCTACTAATTATATGCTATGTTCTTGTTATGAAGCAAACTCGAGATTTCCTTGTCggatttttctttcaaaaaagcTACACTAAGTccattaataaagtttttatttgcCGTATATTTGTATTCAAAATTCGTTTTTTCCAGcttaaatataaacaaattaatgcatatatacatattttgtaagctAAGTAGCTAGCTAACTATAGGTaaagtatcttcttcttttttttgtgtacgtaatatattttttttgttaaaggtttttctTATACGTGTATATATAAGTTACATAAAAACTACATGATCcaataaaatgtaaattaaattaacagcgaaaaattaatcttattttgaaaattgaaattgtCTCGGCAGAGAAACAGTTAAATGTTTActttaccaaaagaaaacatagaaaataagcaaaaagaagaagagctatACGGCTGGAttataaaacatgaaaaaggAGAGATGCATGAGGTGGTATGGCGCTATAGTTAAAAGCTTTTCTAAAGTTATTGTAAATACTGNCGCCACTTACTTCACTTACCAAATGTAACGTACGAATCACAAAACaattctctcatttttttaCATGTCAATGAACACACACAAATGACAAATCACACCATAAANAGCTCTAGCTCGGGATGGTTTGTCTTGACAATTTGGAATTTAATGATGTCGAGTTTGTGTGCGATTCTAAGGATCCAGGCTATTGTTGATCCAAGTGATAAGTGGCTTCGacttcaaatttacaaaatcgaGAGTTTTGACgataaaaaagaagatttcAACCCACTTTCTCCTTCCGAAGTCGCCACACATATCTATGTGCGGATGACATAGCAAAATATTCTTGTGAGACCTATATATCTAGTTAATGGTTGAGATGGATAATCACaacttgtatatattttttggtagtGAAATATAAGTAAATTAAGTTTGAGAGggggagagaagaaggagagctATGTTTGTGTTCATCTACCACAAACATTGTGTAGACATATATACACTTCAAATAGAACCGGAGGATCACTCTCAACTAAAACCACCTTATACGGATAAGCCAAGGAGATCTACTCAACTAAAACCAACTTTACACTTTTCGTAATGAGTAACAAAATCTATTTCAAAATTACACTTTTTCTCTAATGCATTTCAAATTTCCACTTGATTGATGTAAAAGTGTATATATTCGATTCACTGGTTTTGAATCTAGATCTAATGTCAAGGCACAcctatatatatgaaaaaaaaacaattatattgaAATCCATAGCTTTCTATTGTTTTTCTTCAGCGGAAACAGTGCTTTCAATaatgcacaaaaaaaaaaggagaatgatAGCAAAATAACCCACACAAAACAATTTCATGCATCTTAGCCGGACCAAAAATTCCCTACGAAATCATTGTCAGCTTTCTTACTCATCACATCATGCGGTACGGTACCACCACCCTTTGGACCACCCCAATTTGACAAAATCACATCCAATAGATCTtatcaagacaagatttccaaaTCAAACTAAAATGTAAGAGGAAGTACCAAATTTAGAACACTAAACACCGCAAGTTCTACATATTTTAGTTGTACAAATCTCATCCTATCACCACTAACCATAATAAAGACACAACTTCATCTGTTACATGTTTTAATATCAGAATTTATTAAATCAGAGTAAAGAGTAAAGACAGGATATTTAACCGAAGAGAGTGTGTAATAAATAAGTGACGAAGGAATTAAATACAGTAGTAGATAGTAACTGAAACTCAAGTGTTTGGACTTTAGTGGCAGTTTTAAGTACTTTGCTTCGGACAGAATCATCTtctacaaacaaacacacacacacacactacaTTCTTCGTCTCCCTTCGtcttctaccttttttttttttttatttcgcgCCACCAAGCTTCAAGCTTTTCTTTACCCTCACATAGCTTTCTCCGATCTGCCTGAGTTTTTTTCTCCGTAAGTGGTCCCTAATTCCCACTTttaccatctctctctctctctctggtttggtttggaaaaaagaaaagggaaagtgTCAATTTcgtttttgctttctctttcttcttctttactgaTTTTCTTAACAAAGGTTTCTGATTCTCCTAAATTTTACTTAGatctgtgtttgtgtgtgtgtgattgatTCCTAAGAACTACTCAGAGATCTACAGATATTCTCCAGAACCTCAATTCTTCAAAAGCTAAGAATTGAGAATGAAGTATTCAATTGTGTGACTCCATTGAGTTCTCTTGTGAAATAATTATGCTTTAATTCTCtcataatctttgttttttctttctcacatGTTATGTCTCATAATTTGCAGAGTGTTTAGTCTAAAGGTGGATGAAGATTTGGTATATAGTCTTGAATGCAATATAGAGCCATTTGAGGAGGTTGCAGGTGATTATATTATATCACTATGGTGAGGCAACAAAAAGCCTCCAAGGTTCATGAGGATAGATATCCCTCGTGTCAGGGCAAGGATGAGCTGGTGAAGCATGATATGTTGGATCCGCCAAGGTATCTAAGAAGAACTAGAGAAGATTTTCGCGGTAAAGCGCTCAGTTTTGGGGTTTTGGACTGGAAACAGTTGGAAAAATGGAAAGATACTAATGCAGAGGGAAGCAAAGGGTCTTCATGTTGTAGCTATGAGGAAACTGCTGCAAGTTCGTTGGAACTAGATTTATCAACCGGTGTTGTCAAAAGGTTGGAGGTGGATTTGAAGTCTCAACAACACATGAGAAATCACAGTTTCTCACTTAGATCACAAG
The sequence above is drawn from the Camelina sativa cultivar DH55 chromosome 4, Cs, whole genome shotgun sequence genome and encodes:
- the LOC104782218 gene encoding uncharacterized protein LOC104782218 isoform X2; this encodes MATMIGIYLSGFKSTSFFSSPDIDSLNSKLSSLSLKPSPQPRKSTVIRMGGGPRTFPGGVSKWQWKRMQAKKQKQLLKARLCRERQIYEMRKRAELKAAVAELERPWEPVQKPPNLFSVCADEQVKVLADRFQKPGGFDLWTDRDGPQLFESGGVDDLPSARFFPKGVVHSVKPYGRLSNSESDGEEEIEPKDGKLRGRRVRKKVGIKGIERGEGGKKRIENRVNGGNLRNGRSQVYEMTLQNDGRYQVGS
- the LOC104782218 gene encoding uncharacterized protein LOC104782218 isoform X1, with translation MATMIGIYLSGFKSTSFFSSPDIDSLNSKLSSLSLKPSPQPRKSTVIRMGGGPRTFPGGVSKWQWKRMQAKKQKQLLKARLCRERQIYEMRKRAELKAAVAELERPWEPVQKPPNLFSVCADEQVKVLADRFQKPGGFDLWTDRDGPQLFESGGVDDLPSARFFPKGVVHSVKPYGRLSNSESDGEEEIEPKDGKLRGRRVRKKVGIKGIERGEGGKKRIENRVNGGNLRNGRSQVYEMTLQNDGRYQVGS
- the LOC104782219 gene encoding copper transporter 4 — its product is MLSSKNVVEAWNTTNTITQTQTPHRPSLLHPTFYWGYNCQVLFSGWPGSDRGMYALALIFVFFLAFLAEWLAWCSDADSIKPGADKLAKVAFRTAMFAVKSGFSYLVILAVVSFNGGVFLAAIFGHALGFAVFRGRAFRNVGRVDR